In Methylomagnum ishizawai, one DNA window encodes the following:
- a CDS encoding bifunctional metallophosphatase/5'-nucleotidase, with protein sequence MNPRHIASAVALTLAGCGIGHATGNKVHLKIVAINDFHGQLESPGNFRNLPTDASATIPVGGIDWLAGSIADLKAKNPNTVVVSAGDLIGATPLVSALFHDEPTIETMNRAGLEINAVGNHEFDEGKAELLRMQNGGCHPTDPNSCQGAAVGTPVPFEGATFQFLAANVIEKTTRQPIFPAYTIKQYEGVKVGFIGVTLKETPTIVTPSGVAGLKFKDEAHTINQASRELLAQGAKAVVVLIHQGGTLPVTQAAATINTCDGNLDGSPIKSIVAGLNNRIDLVISGHTHQAYNCRLPNRVGRSIPVTSANSQGRVYTDIDMVLNKTSGNVISVNATNVVVDRRNAAITPDAGIKQIVDGYKSLAGPIANRTIGSITADLTRANSAGGENAMGDVIADAQWEATQAPGFGGAVAAFMNPGGVRADLLFAGGAAGEGDGNVTFGEAFTVQPFGNSLVTLTLTGAQIETLLEQQFTGCANNQPFNRILLPSASVGYAWSASGPACDKIDPASIKIGGVVVDPAASYRITVNSFLADGGDNFSVLVQGGNRLGGALDSDALEAYFQAHSPVAPPTLDRIQQLP encoded by the coding sequence ATGAACCCACGTCACATCGCATCGGCGGTCGCATTAACCCTGGCGGGCTGCGGGATCGGCCATGCCACCGGCAATAAAGTCCACCTGAAAATCGTCGCCATCAACGATTTCCACGGCCAATTGGAATCCCCCGGCAATTTCCGCAACCTGCCGACCGACGCCAGCGCGACCATTCCGGTCGGCGGCATCGACTGGCTGGCCGGCTCCATCGCCGACCTCAAGGCCAAGAACCCCAACACCGTGGTGGTGTCGGCGGGCGACCTGATCGGAGCCACCCCGCTGGTGTCGGCGCTTTTCCACGACGAACCCACCATCGAGACCATGAACCGGGCCGGACTCGAAATCAACGCCGTCGGCAACCACGAATTCGACGAGGGCAAGGCCGAACTGCTGCGGATGCAGAACGGCGGCTGCCATCCCACCGACCCCAATAGCTGCCAAGGCGCTGCGGTGGGCACCCCGGTCCCGTTCGAGGGCGCCACCTTCCAATTCCTGGCGGCGAACGTGATTGAAAAGACCACCCGCCAACCCATTTTTCCGGCCTACACCATCAAGCAATACGAAGGCGTCAAGGTCGGCTTCATCGGCGTGACCCTGAAGGAAACCCCGACCATCGTCACCCCCAGCGGCGTGGCCGGGCTCAAGTTCAAGGACGAGGCCCACACCATCAACCAAGCCAGCCGCGAATTGCTGGCGCAGGGCGCGAAGGCGGTGGTGGTGTTGATCCACCAAGGCGGCACCCTCCCCGTCACCCAGGCGGCGGCGACCATCAACACCTGCGATGGCAACCTGGACGGCTCTCCCATCAAGTCCATCGTCGCCGGACTCAACAACCGCATCGACCTGGTGATTTCCGGCCACACCCACCAAGCCTACAACTGTAGGCTGCCGAACCGGGTAGGCCGTTCGATCCCGGTCACCAGCGCCAACAGCCAGGGCCGGGTCTATACCGATATCGACATGGTCCTGAACAAGACCTCCGGCAATGTCATCAGCGTCAACGCCACCAACGTGGTCGTGGACCGCCGCAACGCCGCCATCACCCCCGACGCCGGCATCAAGCAGATCGTCGATGGCTACAAGTCGCTGGCCGGTCCCATCGCCAACCGCACCATCGGCAGCATCACCGCCGACCTGACCCGCGCCAACAGCGCAGGCGGCGAGAACGCCATGGGCGACGTGATCGCCGACGCCCAGTGGGAAGCCACCCAAGCTCCCGGCTTCGGCGGCGCGGTGGCCGCGTTCATGAATCCGGGCGGGGTGCGGGCCGACCTCCTGTTCGCGGGCGGCGCCGCAGGCGAGGGCGATGGCAACGTGACCTTCGGCGAAGCCTTCACCGTACAGCCTTTCGGCAATAGCCTCGTGACCCTCACCCTGACCGGGGCGCAGATCGAGACCCTGTTGGAACAGCAATTCACCGGCTGCGCCAATAACCAGCCCTTCAACCGCATCCTGCTGCCCTCCGCCAGCGTCGGCTACGCCTGGAGCGCCAGCGGCCCGGCCTGCGACAAGATCGATCCGGCCAGCATCAAGATCGGCGGTGTCGTAGTCGATCCCGCCGCCAGCTACCGCATCACCGTCAACAGCTTCCTGGCCGACGGCGGCGACAACTTCAGCGTGCTGGTCCAGGGCGGCAACCGCCTGGGCGGCGCTTTGGACAGCGACGCGCTGGAAGCCTATTTCCAGGCGCACTCGCCCGTCGCCCCGCCGACGCTGGACCGCATCCAGCAACTGCCGTAA
- a CDS encoding lysophospholipid acyltransferase family protein gives MTMLSVYLRSSLFFAGQFLATLLIGPAMLMLKPFRFETRYAAANLWVRFCLWLLQAVCGLRYQVHGLENIPARNGVVICKHQSAFETIALQAIFPPVVFILKQELLRIPIWGWAMATQEPIAIDRQAKAQALKQILRDGAARIQAGRWVVLFPEGTRVAPGQKGQYGGSGGMLAHRAACPVVPVAHNAGEYWAKNGFLKFPGVIQVRIGPMLDAAEIGSGEVNRRAEAWIEAQMAEITGFGPYAQAASTPRETTG, from the coding sequence ATGACCATGCTTAGCGTTTATCTCCGTTCGTCCCTCTTTTTCGCCGGGCAATTCCTAGCCACCCTTTTGATCGGACCGGCCATGCTGATGCTGAAGCCGTTCCGTTTCGAGACCCGCTACGCCGCCGCCAACCTCTGGGTGCGGTTCTGCCTCTGGCTGTTGCAGGCCGTGTGCGGCCTCCGCTACCAAGTCCACGGCCTGGAGAACATCCCGGCCCGCAACGGCGTCGTCATCTGCAAGCATCAATCGGCCTTCGAGACGATTGCCTTGCAGGCGATCTTCCCGCCGGTGGTGTTCATCCTGAAACAGGAATTACTGCGCATCCCCATCTGGGGCTGGGCCATGGCGACCCAGGAACCCATCGCCATCGACCGCCAGGCCAAAGCGCAGGCGCTCAAGCAAATCCTCCGGGACGGCGCGGCCCGCATCCAGGCGGGGCGCTGGGTGGTGTTGTTCCCGGAAGGCACCCGCGTCGCGCCTGGCCAGAAAGGCCAATACGGCGGCAGCGGCGGCATGCTGGCCCACCGCGCCGCCTGCCCGGTGGTGCCGGTGGCACACAACGCCGGGGAATACTGGGCCAAGAACGGCTTCTTGAAATTCCCCGGCGTGATCCAAGTCCGCATCGGCCCGATGCTCGACGCCGCCGAAATCGGGAGCGGCGAGGTCAACCGCCGCGCCGAAGCCTGGATCGAAGCGCAAATGGCCGAAATCACCGGCTTCGGTCCCTATGCCCAAGCGGCATCGACACCGCGAGAAACCACCGGATAA
- the gmhB gene encoding D-glycero-beta-D-manno-heptose 1,7-bisphosphate 7-phosphatase has product MSFIILDRDGVINEDSDAYIKCPEEWIPIPGSLEAIALLSRRGFKLVVLTNQSGLARGLFDTAALDRIHAKMLAAITQAGGRLEAIFHCPHGPEDGCACRKPKPGLFRAFAERYGVDLHQIPAVGDSYRDLEAAWAVGAAPILLETGKGQRTLARHPDLDIPIFPNLYAAAQHLIHDHA; this is encoded by the coding sequence ATGTCGTTCATCATTCTCGACCGCGACGGCGTCATCAACGAAGACTCCGACGCCTATATCAAATGCCCCGAGGAATGGATTCCCATCCCCGGCAGCCTCGAAGCCATCGCCCTCCTGAGCCGGCGGGGCTTCAAGCTCGTGGTCCTGACCAACCAATCCGGGCTGGCGCGGGGGCTGTTCGACACCGCCGCCCTCGACCGCATCCACGCCAAGATGCTCGCGGCCATCACCCAGGCGGGCGGGCGGCTCGAAGCCATCTTCCACTGCCCGCACGGACCCGAGGACGGCTGCGCTTGCCGCAAGCCCAAACCCGGCCTGTTCCGGGCCTTCGCCGAGCGCTACGGCGTGGACTTGCACCAAATCCCGGCGGTGGGCGATTCCTACCGCGACCTGGAGGCGGCCTGGGCGGTCGGGGCCGCGCCCATCCTGCTGGAAACCGGCAAGGGCCAACGCACCCTGGCCCGCCATCCCGATTTGGACATACCCATCTTCCCCAACCTCTATGCAGCAGCCCAGCACCTCATCCATGACCATGCTTAG
- a CDS encoding HopJ type III effector protein, producing the protein MNTATPPELAAFLAQVAAGQPVAFRETLDMIAAHYDYRPARFHNGLGAERLTNEPGINEGSCKIFAFARCHGLPEAATLALFGEYYRDEVLPNPDGEGHKNIRAFMKHGWAGVAFESEPLTPRFA; encoded by the coding sequence GTGAACACCGCCACCCCCCCCGAACTCGCAGCCTTCCTCGCCCAAGTCGCCGCCGGCCAGCCGGTCGCCTTCCGGGAGACCCTGGACATGATCGCCGCCCATTACGACTACCGCCCGGCGCGGTTCCATAACGGCCTCGGGGCGGAGCGCCTGACCAACGAACCGGGAATCAACGAGGGTTCTTGCAAAATCTTCGCCTTCGCCCGGTGCCACGGCCTGCCCGAAGCCGCGACCCTGGCCTTGTTCGGCGAATATTACCGCGACGAGGTCTTGCCCAACCCGGATGGCGAGGGTCATAAGAACATCCGTGCCTTCATGAAGCACGGCTGGGCCGGGGTGGCGTTCGAGTCCGAGCCTTTGACGCCGCGCTTTGCCTGA
- a CDS encoding MFS transporter, translated as MIPARRALSRARRPGLLAVPARPILPMMPRAVLQLPATVWMLGCISFLNDTAGELVYPLLPIYFAVVLQVEPRIFGFIEGSALAVNSLLQLVSGRAADRSRSAKGWVVAGYGIAAVSRPMLAFAQSWPVAMGFRLADRMGKGLRSSPRDALLALSAAPGQRGLAFGFHRAMDNVGAVAGPLMAAWLLEQKADLRQVLLWTAVPGLLTVALTLCLKDVEREARPAVPFDWRIGTFSLAFRRYLLVLGVFTLGFPSSLFLLLRARELGVPDAELPLLWAGVSLVAALCSTGFSAWSDRVGRKTMIVAGWWVYSAILLLLGFDGWSKAWLWPLFAMYGLFFAATEGAQKALVADMVPRHGVGTAFGWFNLVTGLLLLPASLIFGGLTQAFGSAWAFGFSAACAVAATVLLIVAVPRPERHPDP; from the coding sequence ATGATCCCCGCCCGGCGCGCCCTGTCGCGGGCACGCCGGCCCGGCCTCTTGGCCGTCCCCGCAAGGCCGATCCTCCCCATGATGCCCCGCGCCGTTCTCCAATTGCCCGCCACCGTTTGGATGTTGGGCTGCATCAGCTTCCTCAACGATACCGCCGGCGAACTGGTCTATCCCTTGCTGCCGATCTATTTCGCCGTGGTGTTGCAGGTCGAGCCGCGGATTTTCGGTTTCATCGAGGGTTCGGCCTTGGCGGTGAACAGCCTGTTGCAACTGGTGTCGGGGCGGGCGGCGGATCGTAGCCGTTCGGCCAAGGGCTGGGTGGTGGCGGGGTATGGCATCGCGGCGGTGTCGCGGCCCATGCTGGCTTTCGCCCAGTCCTGGCCGGTGGCGATGGGGTTCCGTTTGGCCGACCGGATGGGGAAGGGCTTGCGCTCATCGCCGCGCGATGCCTTGCTGGCCTTGTCCGCCGCGCCCGGACAACGGGGTTTGGCCTTTGGCTTCCATCGCGCCATGGACAATGTCGGGGCGGTGGCCGGTCCCTTGATGGCGGCGTGGTTGTTGGAGCAAAAAGCCGATTTGCGGCAGGTGTTGCTATGGACCGCCGTGCCGGGCTTGCTGACGGTGGCGCTGACCCTGTGCCTCAAGGATGTGGAGCGCGAGGCGCGGCCCGCCGTGCCGTTCGATTGGCGGATCGGGACGTTCTCGCTGGCGTTCCGGCGCTATTTGCTGGTGCTGGGCGTGTTCACGCTGGGATTCCCGTCCAGCTTGTTCTTGTTGTTGCGTGCCCGCGAATTGGGGGTGCCGGATGCCGAGTTGCCTTTGCTGTGGGCCGGGGTGTCCTTGGTCGCCGCGCTGTGTTCCACGGGGTTTTCGGCCTGGTCCGACCGGGTGGGGCGCAAAACCATGATCGTCGCGGGCTGGTGGGTGTATTCGGCGATCTTGCTGTTGCTGGGTTTCGATGGTTGGTCCAAGGCGTGGCTGTGGCCCTTGTTCGCCATGTATGGCCTGTTCTTCGCCGCCACCGAGGGGGCGCAGAAAGCCCTGGTGGCCGATATGGTGCCGCGCCATGGCGTGGGCACGGCCTTCGGCTGGTTCAACCTGGTCACGGGGTTGTTGTTGCTGCCGGCTTCCTTGATCTTCGGGGGACTGACGCAGGCGTTCGGCTCGGCCTGGGCCTTCGGGTTCTCGGCGGCTTGCGCGGTGGCGGCGACGGTTTTGCTGATCGTCGCCGTGCCGCGCCCGGAGCGGCATCCCGACCCGTAG
- a CDS encoding pyruvate, water dikinase regulatory protein: MTEDSTRATQRGTAMDRAVFFISDHTGITAEALGRSLLSQFPDFRFERTTLPFVDTEVKLRAACQRIQASQRDSGQAPLVFSSLANAGLRTLLMASGAVVFDVFEGHIERLETALGLQSAQAVGRAHGFHAQGRERIEALKFALDTDDGLRADAYGAADIILVGVSRSGKTPACLYLSLQYGVAAANYPLAEEELERVELPRTLRAWRDKLFGLTLAPERLHLLREERRPGSRYAALPQCRREIQAAAALFQTAGIPCLDTSNMSVEEIATTVLHRSALKRLRW; this comes from the coding sequence ATGACGGAAGATTCGACCCGCGCCACCCAGAGAGGCACCGCCATGGACCGCGCCGTTTTCTTCATCTCCGACCATACCGGCATCACGGCGGAAGCCCTGGGCCGCAGCCTTCTAAGCCAGTTCCCGGATTTCCGGTTCGAGCGCACCACCCTGCCCTTCGTCGATACCGAGGTCAAACTGCGCGCCGCCTGCCAGCGCATCCAAGCCAGCCAGCGCGACAGCGGGCAAGCGCCCCTGGTGTTCAGCAGCCTCGCCAACGCCGGGCTACGCACCCTGTTGATGGCCAGCGGCGCGGTGGTGTTCGATGTGTTCGAGGGTCATATCGAGCGGCTGGAAACCGCCCTGGGACTCCAATCGGCGCAGGCGGTGGGACGCGCCCATGGATTCCACGCCCAGGGCCGGGAGCGGATCGAGGCGCTGAAATTCGCGCTGGACACCGACGACGGGCTGAGGGCCGATGCCTACGGCGCAGCCGATATCATCCTGGTTGGCGTGTCGCGTTCAGGGAAAACCCCGGCCTGCCTCTATCTCTCCCTGCAATATGGCGTCGCGGCGGCCAATTATCCACTGGCCGAGGAAGAACTGGAACGGGTGGAATTGCCCCGGACCTTGCGGGCATGGCGGGACAAGCTGTTCGGGCTGACGCTGGCCCCGGAACGCCTGCACCTGCTGCGGGAAGAACGCCGGCCCGGCAGCCGCTATGCCGCGCTCCCGCAATGCCGCCGGGAAATCCAAGCCGCCGCGGCCTTGTTCCAAACGGCGGGCATCCCCTGCCTGGATACCTCGAATATGTCGGTGGAGGAAATCGCCACCACCGTCCTGCACCGCTCGGCATTGAAGCGGTTGCGATGGTGA
- a CDS encoding NUDIX hydrolase: MDSERLRNSPASQFRHCPGCGAPGPDVSAVRHLRCGQCGFLFFFNAAAAAGAFVFHGGRLILCVRAKAPGRGMLDVPGGFVDFDESVEEGLRREIREELGIAVGGFRYLLSAPNDYLYAQVPYKTTDIFFACEAPDIGGIRAADDVADYVLLAPGEVDPERFAFASTRRAFAALLDLLREEGRA; encoded by the coding sequence ATGGATTCGGAGCGTTTGCGGAACAGCCCCGCCAGTCAATTCCGCCATTGTCCCGGATGCGGCGCGCCCGGTCCCGACGTGTCGGCGGTGCGCCATCTGCGTTGCGGCCAGTGCGGGTTCTTGTTCTTTTTCAACGCCGCCGCCGCCGCCGGGGCGTTCGTGTTCCATGGCGGTCGGCTGATCCTGTGTGTGCGGGCCAAGGCGCCGGGGCGGGGGATGCTGGATGTGCCCGGTGGCTTTGTCGATTTCGACGAGAGCGTGGAGGAGGGTTTGCGCCGGGAAATCCGGGAGGAATTGGGGATCGCGGTGGGCGGCTTCCGCTATTTGCTCAGCGCCCCCAACGATTATCTCTATGCCCAGGTGCCGTATAAGACCACCGATATTTTTTTCGCCTGCGAAGCCCCGGATATCGGTGGCATCCGGGCGGCGGACGATGTGGCGGATTATGTGCTGTTGGCGCCTGGGGAGGTCGATCCCGAACGGTTCGCCTTCGCCTCCACCCGGCGGGCGTTCGCGGCCTTGTTGGACCTGTTGCGGGAGGAGGGCCGGGCCTAG
- a CDS encoding NUDIX hydrolase, with protein sequence MDDESLYEVDESDRVIGPRPRGELHRLGLRHRSVHILVFNGHGELFLQKRSMTKDISPGRWDTSAAGHVEFGESYADCARRELAEELGVAPTEGLHPLFKLAASAQTGWEFVQVYHTQHAGGFRLNPDEIDAGRWFAPTAVDAWVAADDGTLTAAFRLIWRTYRDPPA encoded by the coding sequence ATGGACGACGAATCGCTCTACGAAGTCGATGAATCGGACCGGGTTATCGGTCCACGGCCACGCGGGGAATTGCACCGCTTGGGACTCAGGCACCGCTCCGTGCATATCCTGGTATTCAACGGGCACGGCGAGCTATTCCTACAGAAGCGCTCCATGACCAAAGATATCAGTCCGGGCCGCTGGGACACTTCCGCCGCCGGGCATGTGGAGTTCGGGGAAAGCTACGCGGACTGCGCCCGGCGCGAACTGGCGGAAGAACTGGGCGTCGCGCCGACGGAAGGACTCCACCCCTTGTTCAAGCTCGCCGCCTCGGCCCAGACCGGCTGGGAATTCGTCCAGGTCTACCACACCCAACACGCGGGCGGTTTCCGGCTGAACCCCGACGAGATCGACGCGGGCCGCTGGTTCGCGCCGACGGCGGTGGACGCCTGGGTGGCGGCGGACGACGGGACGCTCACCGCCGCCTTCCGGCTCATTTGGCGGACCTACCGCGACCCGCCCGCCTAG
- the ispB gene encoding octaprenyl diphosphate synthase — MTLSTPAPMNATASNPPSGFAEVRQLVGAETAAVDRLILQELSSDVLLINQIGHYIINSGGKRLRPMLLLLAAKALGYPGQQHITLAAVIEFIHTATLLHDDVVDESTLRRGQDTANALWGNSASVLVGDYLYSRSFELMVRAQNLRVMDILSQTTTSIAEGEVLQLLNCNNPATTEQKYLAVIARKTAILFSAAAQLAAVLNASPEPIETALRDYGLHLGIAFQLIDDALDYRANPEELGKNLGDDLADGKPTLPLIYAIEHGTAAQSAVLRHAIENGDREAFREVYKIIESTDAIAYTSLRAKEEANIAITSLSVLPASEYKEALESLARFSVERSF, encoded by the coding sequence ATGACCTTATCCACTCCCGCCCCCATGAACGCCACCGCCTCCAATCCGCCCAGCGGGTTCGCCGAAGTCCGCCAATTGGTGGGGGCGGAAACCGCCGCGGTTGACCGGTTGATCCTGCAAGAACTCAGCTCCGACGTGCTGCTGATCAATCAAATCGGCCATTACATCATCAACAGCGGTGGCAAACGCCTCCGGCCCATGTTGCTCTTGCTGGCCGCGAAGGCTTTGGGCTATCCGGGCCAACAACATATCACCCTGGCGGCGGTCATCGAGTTCATCCACACCGCCACCCTGCTGCACGACGATGTGGTCGATGAATCCACCCTGCGCCGGGGCCAGGACACCGCCAACGCCCTCTGGGGGAATTCGGCCAGCGTCCTGGTCGGCGACTACCTCTATTCCCGTTCGTTCGAGTTGATGGTGCGGGCACAGAACCTGCGGGTGATGGACATCCTCTCGCAAACCACCACCTCCATCGCCGAGGGCGAGGTGCTGCAACTGCTGAACTGCAACAACCCCGCCACCACCGAGCAGAAATACCTGGCGGTCATCGCCCGCAAGACCGCCATCCTGTTCAGCGCCGCCGCCCAGCTCGCCGCCGTGCTGAACGCCTCGCCGGAGCCGATAGAGACCGCGCTGCGCGACTATGGCTTACACCTGGGTATCGCCTTCCAATTGATCGACGACGCCTTGGACTATCGGGCCAACCCGGAGGAACTCGGCAAAAACCTGGGCGATGATTTGGCGGACGGCAAGCCCACCCTGCCCTTGATCTATGCCATCGAACACGGCACCGCTGCCCAGAGCGCGGTATTACGCCACGCCATCGAAAACGGCGACCGCGAGGCTTTCCGCGAAGTTTACAAAATCATTGAATCCACCGACGCAATCGCTTATACTTCCCTGCGTGCCAAAGAAGAAGCCAATATCGCGATAACCTCGCTTTCGGTCCTTCCGGCATCCGAATATAAAGAAGCTTTGGAAAGTCTCGCCCGATTCTCAGTCGAGCGTAGTTTCTAA
- the aroG gene encoding 3-deoxy-7-phosphoheptulonate synthase AroG, which translates to MNQHSDIVAVAHNQYNTDDLRITEIKEVLPPHDVHEEFPINQEAATTVLTARRAIHRILKGQDDRLLVIIGPCSIHDPKAAVDYARRLLEAKRRLVNDLVIVMRVYFEKPRTTVGWKGLINDPDLDESFNINKGLRLARGLLLEVNQLGMPAATEYLDLITPQYVSDLIAWGAIGARTTESQVHRELASGLSCPVGFKNATDGGVKVAIDAIGAAMRPHHFLSLTKAGHSAIFSTTGNEDSHVILRGGKQPNYDAASVQATAEALAAAGLPPNVMVDFSHANSMKDYRRQVEVGREVGVQIAAGDRRIFGVMVESHLNPGNQKLEPGKAPAYGVSITDACIGWEDTELLLGILADAVAHRRETARAA; encoded by the coding sequence ATGAATCAGCATTCCGATATCGTGGCGGTTGCCCACAACCAGTACAACACGGACGATCTGCGGATCACCGAGATCAAGGAGGTGCTCCCGCCGCACGACGTCCACGAGGAGTTTCCGATCAACCAGGAAGCCGCCACCACCGTCCTCACGGCCCGGCGTGCGATCCACCGGATACTCAAGGGCCAGGATGACCGTCTGCTGGTCATCATCGGTCCTTGCTCCATCCACGATCCCAAGGCGGCGGTGGATTACGCCCGCCGCCTCCTGGAAGCCAAACGGCGGTTGGTGAACGATCTGGTGATCGTCATGCGGGTCTATTTCGAGAAGCCGCGCACCACCGTGGGTTGGAAGGGGCTCATCAACGATCCTGACCTGGACGAGAGCTTCAACATCAACAAGGGTTTGCGGTTGGCCCGTGGCTTGTTGCTGGAAGTCAACCAGCTCGGGATGCCCGCCGCCACCGAATACCTGGATTTGATCACCCCGCAATATGTGTCCGACCTGATCGCCTGGGGGGCCATCGGGGCGCGCACTACCGAGAGCCAGGTCCACCGCGAGCTGGCTTCAGGCCTGTCCTGCCCGGTGGGTTTCAAGAACGCCACCGATGGTGGGGTGAAGGTCGCCATCGACGCCATCGGGGCCGCCATGCGCCCGCACCATTTCCTGTCGCTGACCAAGGCCGGGCATTCGGCGATTTTCTCCACCACCGGCAACGAGGACAGCCATGTGATCCTGCGGGGCGGTAAGCAGCCCAACTACGACGCCGCCAGTGTGCAGGCCACCGCCGAGGCGCTGGCGGCGGCGGGCTTGCCGCCCAATGTCATGGTCGATTTCAGCCACGCCAACAGCATGAAGGACTATCGTCGCCAGGTGGAAGTCGGGCGTGAAGTGGGCGTACAGATCGCTGCGGGCGACCGGCGCATTTTCGGGGTGATGGTGGAAAGCCACCTCAATCCCGGCAACCAAAAGCTGGAGCCGGGCAAGGCCCCGGCCTACGGGGTCAGCATCACCGACGCCTGCATCGGCTGGGAAGACACCGAACTCTTACTGGGCATCCTGGCCGATGCGGTCGCACACCGCCGTGAAACCGCCCGCGCGGCCTGA
- a CDS encoding peroxiredoxin: MSVLVGKPAPDFTAAAVLGDGSIKDSYTFSAETQGKYVAVVFYPLDFTFVCPTELVALDHRLDELTSRGVEVLAVSVDSQFTHAAWRNTPVDKGGIGPVRYTMIADVSHAIAKAYDVEVEGAAVAYRGTFLIDKSGKVRHQVVNDLPLGRNMDELIRMVDALQFHEEHGEVCPAGWNKGKKGMNADAAGVAAYLSENAAAL, translated from the coding sequence ATGAGCGTACTCGTCGGTAAACCCGCCCCCGATTTCACCGCCGCGGCCGTGCTGGGCGATGGCAGCATCAAGGACAGCTACACCTTCTCCGCCGAAACCCAGGGCAAGTATGTGGCCGTGGTGTTCTATCCCCTGGACTTCACCTTCGTCTGCCCGACCGAGCTGGTCGCCCTCGACCACCGCCTGGACGAACTCACCAGCCGTGGCGTCGAAGTGCTGGCGGTTTCGGTGGATTCCCAGTTCACCCACGCCGCGTGGCGCAACACCCCGGTGGACAAGGGTGGCATCGGCCCGGTCCGCTACACCATGATCGCCGACGTCAGCCACGCCATCGCCAAGGCCTATGACGTGGAAGTCGAAGGCGCGGCGGTGGCCTACCGTGGCACCTTCCTGATCGACAAGTCGGGCAAGGTCCGCCACCAGGTCGTGAACGACCTGCCGCTGGGCCGCAACATGGACGAGCTGATCCGCATGGTGGACGCGCTCCAGTTCCACGAAGAACACGGCGAAGTCTGCCCGGCCGGCTGGAACAAGGGCAAGAAGGGCATGAACGCCGACGCCGCGGGCGTCGCCGCCTACCTGAGCGAGAACGCCGCCGCGCTGTAA
- a CDS encoding IS4 family transposase, which translates to MADPHQDLKAVLSEHLPWHGARIGFLAHFLLALLKVRSVNLAELATGFGGPAKVESHYKRLQRFFRAFELDQDVLARLLVRLVPVGDGPWRLTLDRTNWKFGLAEINFLVLGIAHRGMAVPVFWSVLGKAGNSDTAERIALMERFLKVFGTARIAALLADREFIGEDWFRWLQQKGIPFHQRLKRDTRVPNSWNRMMRLDQLFGSLRPGETHRLVGRRPVWGCFVHLSALRLDDGGFLFIASSGTPQAGAIDAYADRWQVETLFGALKSRGFNLEDTHLTDPKRLAKLMGLLALAFAWPYRTGELLHDGPSPVRQKKRCRAPSSPSSATDSTSFATPS; encoded by the coding sequence ATGGCTGACCCTCATCAAGACCTCAAGGCCGTCCTGTCCGAGCACCTGCCGTGGCACGGGGCCCGGATCGGCTTCCTCGCGCATTTCCTGCTGGCCCTGCTCAAGGTGCGCAGCGTCAACCTGGCGGAACTCGCCACCGGCTTCGGCGGTCCGGCCAAGGTGGAGTCCCACTACAAGCGGCTCCAGCGCTTCTTCCGCGCGTTCGAGTTGGACCAGGACGTCCTCGCCCGCCTGTTGGTGCGGCTGGTCCCGGTCGGCGACGGCCCCTGGCGGCTGACCCTGGACCGCACGAACTGGAAGTTCGGCCTGGCCGAGATCAACTTCCTGGTCCTGGGGATCGCCCACCGGGGGATGGCCGTGCCGGTGTTCTGGAGCGTCCTCGGCAAAGCGGGGAACTCCGACACCGCCGAGCGCATCGCGTTGATGGAGCGCTTCCTGAAGGTCTTCGGCACCGCCCGGATCGCCGCCCTGCTGGCCGACCGCGAGTTCATCGGCGAGGACTGGTTCCGCTGGCTGCAACAGAAGGGCATTCCCTTCCACCAGCGCCTCAAGCGCGACACCCGCGTTCCCAACAGTTGGAACCGGATGATGCGCTTGGACCAATTGTTCGGCTCGCTCCGGCCCGGCGAGACCCACCGCCTGGTCGGGCGCCGTCCGGTGTGGGGCTGCTTCGTCCACCTCTCCGCCCTGCGCCTCGACGACGGCGGCTTCCTGTTCATCGCCTCCTCCGGCACCCCACAGGCCGGGGCCATCGACGCCTACGCCGACCGCTGGCAAGTGGAAACCCTGTTCGGCGCTTTGAAATCCAGGGGCTTCAACTTGGAGGATACCCACCTCACCGACCCCAAGCGCCTCGCCAAGCTCATGGGCCTGCTTGCCCTGGCCTTCGCCTGGCCCTACCGCACCGGCGAACTGCTCCACGACGGCCCCAGCCCCGTCCGTCAAAAAAAACGCTGTCGCGCCCCCTCAAGTCCCTCTTCCGCCACGGACTCGACTTCCTTCGCAACACCGTCCTGA